GAGGGGCCAATATGAGCAGGCCATCTTAGATTTCAATAAAGCTCTGGAGATCGATCCGCTGTTAGCCGAGACCTACAACAATCGAGGCATTGCCTATTCAGGAAAGGGCCGATATGATCGTGCCATTTCAGATTTCAACAGGGCACTGGAAATAAATCCCTTGCTTGCCAAGACCTATTACAACCTCGGAATCACCTATGCAGTGGAAGGAGAATTTGAACGTGCTCTTTCGAACTTCGACAAGGCCCTGGAGATCGACTCCGGGGATGCTACCGCATATCTTGCTCGCAGCAGTGTATTCATGAGGTTGACCTGTATGGACTGGAAGCAGGCTTGCACATTTGGGGAGTGTGGTTATATCAAGGAGGCGACCAGGGCAGGCCTCTGCAAGGAATGAAATGGTCCGCCAAGGAGAATCTGAGTCTATCTCCTGACGGCGTGGGATACCGTGCTATGAAAAGAAGAAAGTTATATTCCCTGTGGTTGGGACTCGGCCTTGTGACGTTCCTCCATGCTTCCGCTCTGAACGTCCAGGCTGCGCTTGGCGGTTCAGCTAATTCGATCGAGTCGGACGCCAAGGCCCTTTCTGGAACGAAGAGGGCCGCAACAACACATGACGGCTACTCTGTCCACGAGATCGATTCTGGTTCGGTCGTCCTGAGGGAATACGTTTCACCTGCGGGAGTCGTATTCGGAGTTGCCTGGAATGGATTGATGCACCCCGATCTTACACAAGTTCTCGGTTCCTATTCCGACGAATACAGGGAGGCGCTGAGGCGGACACCCCATGGAAGGGATCGGAGGCGACTTAGGGTGAATTCAGATGAAGTCGTTGTTGAGCAGTGGGGGCATATGCGGAATCTTCAGGGTCGGGCCTATGCGCCTGCCCTAATTCCCCCAGGATTAGGCATCAATGAAATCAGGTAAGATACTGCTTCTTTCACTTATTCTCCTATTGACTGGAAACACCATAGCGGTAACAGTCAGCAGCGCCGCTTCTTCAATGGCTGTGCCGACTGGTCAACAGGTCTTCCCGACCAGTAGCCTTATAGCTTCACCGTTCTTGAGCGTTGACCCTTCACAGGCCCGGCCTGTCGGGGTCGGCTCCGCCGCCTCCGGAGGGAGTACGGTAAGCCTGGAAATCGCTCTTGAGCAATTCTCAGGCCCCGTGGATATATACGTCGGAATTTACGCTCCCTCAATAGACCCTGATAATCTGTACCTCGTAACGTCAGACGATGCTTTACAACCCTTATCGATTCAGACCTTGACGGCAAGCAACGGCTTGCAACTGTCTTTGACAGGGATCACCCCCTGGGTGACCAATAGCCCAGGTAATATCAACACACCTCTACTCGGAGCCATACCCGTCTCGACGTTGCCTCCAGGCACCTATTACCTTTACCTTCTCGCAACACCAGCCGGCAGGCTTGATAGCTACTACCTCTGGACAACTGCAGGATTCATCAGCGGTGCGATCACTCCCCCCGCTCAAGCGGCCAACGTGCTTCCAATCACGGTGAATGGTGCCCTTTGCTCAGCTTTCTCCGGTCCCAATACACCCTGCGTCAGTGTCACGATCTGTAGCCCCGGCACCTCAGTCTGTCAGACTATTAGTAATGTCCTGGTAGATACCGGAAGTTTCGGCCTCCGAATTTTCAAGCAGGCCTTGAGCGTTTCTCTCATGCAGGAGGCTATCGATGGGGAGGCCCTTGCAGAGTGCATACAGTACGGAGACGGATCGTCTGACTGGGGACCGGTCCAAACCGCGAGCCTTATTCTTGGTAATGAGCCGGCTGTGCTGGTCCCTATTCAAGTTATCGATTCCACATTCGGCTCCCCTCCCCCTGCATGCGCAAACGCAGACATGGGTCCATCCGATGTCGGATTCAATGGAATCTTAGGGGTCGGCCTCTTCGCGCAGGACTGTGGTCCGACCTGTGCAAGCAGTGCCGAAAACGGGATATATTACGCATGCGGCGGAACGCGCTGCGTCGGAACTACCGTTCCACTTTCCGGTCAGGTTCAGAACCCGGTGGCCCTCCTGCCCCGGGACAACAACGGTGTGATGGTACAGCTTCCGAGCGTTCCTCAGGGCGGGTCGCTTTCTGTTGACGGCTACCTCGTGCTCGGAATCGGAACCGAGTCCAATAATGTCCCTTCGGCAGTCGTGACCTATGAAGCAGACGAATATGGCGAATTCCTCACATCTTTCGAAGGGCAGCTATACAGCAGCTTCATCGATACCGGCTCGAATGGTTTTTTCTTTCCCTCTCCGTCGGTGGGTCTGCTTCCCGACTGCGCCCCTCCAAATTCGGACTGGTATTGTCCCTCATCTATCGTCACTTTGTCAGTCACCAATACCGGCGCAACCGGCTCACCGAGCGGCGTCATCTCTTTCCAAGTAGCCAGCGTTGACAGTTTCGACAATTCGCCCAACAACGTCTTTGATGACATCGGTGGGCCCTATGCGGGACAGTTTGACTGGGGTCTGCCTTTCTTTTTCGGACGGGACGTTTTTGTGGGGCTTGAGGGCGCAGCCTCCAGCCTTGGCACAGGTCCTTACTGGGCGTATTAACCGGACAAAGCCGATTATTTTTGGGTACTCTCAATGGCTTCGGAAAAAAATGACCGTCAGAATATGTCGAGACACATCTTCCCGTCATCGGGGAATCTTCTGGGCTTGTGTTTTGCTATACTGAGTTATATAAAGGTATCAGGGCTCGCAAACGAGACGATCATAGATGAGATTCTTGTAGTTGCAATCGTGCTTTTTCTCGTTGCCAGTCTTGTCTCATACGCATCTATGAGGTCACTCGTAAAGGGGGAATACTATGAACGAATTTCCGAGGTTATTTTTCTCGGGGGCTTGTCATTGCTGGCATGCATCGCGGTGGCTGTCGGGGTTGAGTTCCTCCGGTAAACATGGGGGTAGGCAGATATTCTTGTGAGAGTGAGGCACGGGTAAATCTGAATTCTTTGGATGCAGAATCTTAACGAAAGGCCGGGTAAAATCGTGAGAAGAAGCAATTTCAAAGTCTGGGCGGTCTCTCTTCCCGCAGTCATGCTCTTATCCCTTGGGATTGGAGTGAGGGAAGGTGGGACGCAGTTACCCCCAGTGGCGGCTCCGCTCGTGCGCGAGGGTGCCTTTGCGATGAACCTTGCCGAAGCCCTGAACGTGCGTCACCCGACATCAGAGGTAGAGGCTGAAAGCATGTTGGGGGCAGTAGGTATCTCTCCGCGCAACGGATGGATTGCCGATTATCCGGTAACCCCTGACATTATAGGGGAGCTGCAGGACTCGATTGCCTATGCGGCAGAGGCCCGGACGATCTCGATGGATCAAGATTCGGCACTGAGGACTTTGGCGGATGTTCAGGCTGCCGTTCAAATGTCGGTCAGTCCCGGGGCTTCAGGCCCTCCGTATGCTGAAGGCACGGCGGAGGAAGCACCATCCGGTGAGGGGGCGTATCCTGACCAAACAGCTATTAACAATTACTACTACGAGGCCGGCCCACCTGTCTTGACGTACTACGCGCCTCCGCCTGCTTACTATTACTTGTATGCGTGGGTCCCCTATCCCTTTTGGCGGGGCAGGACTTGGTTCGGGGGATATTTTGTCCTTAATGATTTTCACAGACATTTCATAGAAGGCGGCCGCGTATTTGTGGTCAGCAACCACTTTACTGATATCAAGGCACATAGGGTCTTCAGGATCGATCCGGTGAACAGGCTGAGAGGCAGAACATACGCCGGCATCGGAGCACCACGTTCAAATGCCTTCATCAATGCCGGAACTCAGAGGGCGCAGGAAAGGGTCTTTCATGGCGGCCCAAGCAGGTCGTTTGTACCTTCGAGGAGAGCGACAGGGGCGGCGAGACTTTCGTCCGCAAAGAGTTACGGGGATGTCAATCCATTTTCAGCGGATAGGTCTACGGTAATCCGCCCGGTACCGGCAGAGCGGCTAACCGTCGGGTTGAAAAGGCGGGATCGACATGGGGTGAATCGAGACGATAGATTAGTAGGGATGGAAGGCTTGATGCTACGGTGAGAAGATTATTCTTAACGCTGGGATCATGAGTCTGGAACACGGCGCATCTGCATCTCGCAAGAATCTTCGGGTATCAAAGAACCTATGGGCTGTCTTTGTATTTAGCGGGCTCATGGTAATCGGTTATTTCGACTATCTCACTGGCAATCAGCTCATGTTGTCGGTATTTTACCTACTACCGATATCGCTGGCAGCCTTGAAGATAGGTACATTCAGCGCATTGATAACCGCTGTAGTGAGTGCAGGAGTGGAATCGGTTGTTAATATCTGGGCAGGGGGTTTTTACGGTTCAAGCGTCTTGGTTCATCTTTGGAATACAGGTATCCTCCTGGGTATTTATATTTATATCGCCGTATTGGTTTCTTCTTTAAGAAAAGCCCACACGCGGGAAAGAGAGGGCGCAAGGAAGGACTATCTGACTGGAATAAATAATTTTCAAGGATTCAAAGAATTAGCTGAGAGAGAGATAGAGAGAAGCCGACGATATGGAACAGTTCTGAGTGCAGCCTATATTGACTGCGACAATTTCAAAGACGTTA
This portion of the Thermodesulfovibrionales bacterium genome encodes:
- a CDS encoding GGDEF domain-containing protein; protein product: MSLEHGASASRKNLRVSKNLWAVFVFSGLMVIGYFDYLTGNQLMLSVFYLLPISLAALKIGTFSALITAVVSAGVESVVNIWAGGFYGSSVLVHLWNTGILLGIYIYIAVLVSSLRKAHTREREGARKDYLTGINNFQGFKELAEREIERSRRYGTVLSAAYIDCDNFKDVNDTLGHDAGSRVLRVIGVTIRKHIRATDIAARVGGDEFVILLTDIDHDMSVGFVEKMRNLLLQEMKRNNWNITFSIGMASFSRPPVSVEEILKKSDTLMYDVKRETKDAMKHEVV
- a CDS encoding tetratricopeptide repeat protein; the encoded protein is MNKRNSWHDGSRRTINSLVVGIILIFMAPGIIWADKGDVKTSGSPAQNASFGGNFSEPKINALPDIARVPEINSMSAKDYNDRGITYSERGQYEQAILDFNKALEIDPLLAETYNNRGIAYSGKGRYDRAISDFNRALEINPLLAKTYYNLGITYAVEGEFERALSNFDKALEIDSGDATAYLARSSVFMRLTCMDWKQACTFGECGYIKEATRAGLCKE
- a CDS encoding DUF2844 domain-containing protein, with translation MKRRKLYSLWLGLGLVTFLHASALNVQAALGGSANSIESDAKALSGTKRAATTHDGYSVHEIDSGSVVLREYVSPAGVVFGVAWNGLMHPDLTQVLGSYSDEYREALRRTPHGRDRRRLRVNSDEVVVEQWGHMRNLQGRAYAPALIPPGLGINEIR
- a CDS encoding DUF3443 domain-containing protein yields the protein MKSGKILLLSLILLLTGNTIAVTVSSAASSMAVPTGQQVFPTSSLIASPFLSVDPSQARPVGVGSAASGGSTVSLEIALEQFSGPVDIYVGIYAPSIDPDNLYLVTSDDALQPLSIQTLTASNGLQLSLTGITPWVTNSPGNINTPLLGAIPVSTLPPGTYYLYLLATPAGRLDSYYLWTTAGFISGAITPPAQAANVLPITVNGALCSAFSGPNTPCVSVTICSPGTSVCQTISNVLVDTGSFGLRIFKQALSVSLMQEAIDGEALAECIQYGDGSSDWGPVQTASLILGNEPAVLVPIQVIDSTFGSPPPACANADMGPSDVGFNGILGVGLFAQDCGPTCASSAENGIYYACGGTRCVGTTVPLSGQVQNPVALLPRDNNGVMVQLPSVPQGGSLSVDGYLVLGIGTESNNVPSAVVTYEADEYGEFLTSFEGQLYSSFIDTGSNGFFFPSPSVGLLPDCAPPNSDWYCPSSIVTLSVTNTGATGSPSGVISFQVASVDSFDNSPNNVFDDIGGPYAGQFDWGLPFFFGRDVFVGLEGAASSLGTGPYWAY